The genomic region GGGAGGCTCGTCGGCGTCGGAGTAAAAAAGCGCAGTGATGACGACCAGGACCAGCAAAAAGGCGGGGATGATCCAGCGCCCGGGGCCGGCAAGCTTCGCCTTTTCGACAGTCTTCATACCCGGGCGCGGCTGCGCGGGCTCCGCCTGCGGCTTCGCTGCCGGGGCCAGTTCGCGCTCATACCTTGCCACCACCTCGTCTCCGGAAAGGGAGAGGTAGCCGGCGTAGAGCCTCAAAAATCCCTTGATGTAGGCGACGTTGGGGAGCTTTTCGAACTGCCCCTCCTCGATCGCCACCAGGTAGTTCTTGCCGATCTTCGTTACCTGGGAGGCGTCTTCGAGCTTGAGCCCGCGCGCTTCTCGCACCCCCTTCAGGTACCTCCCTACCGGCACCTCCGCGTCCATGTTCTGCTCTGGATCAGACACGTCACCTCACCTTGAGCAGGTCCAGGTACTCCCTGGAGAGCTGCCCGATATCGGAATCGGGGGCCAGACGAACCACGTCCTGGAAGGCGCTCTTGGCCGCCTCGGCGTCCTTGAGCTTCATCTGCGCGAGCCCCAGGTAGTAATGGGCGGTCGCGTAGGAGCGGTTCAGCTGCAGGGCCTTTTGGTACTCTTCGACCGCGAGTTCGGTCTTTTCGAGGGCGAAATAGACCCGGCCCAGGTTGAGCCGGATGCGGGGGTCGCTGCCGTTTTTGGCGGCGGCGTTGCGCAAGACGGTCAGGGCCTGCTGGTACTCCCCTTTGCCCAGATAGGCAAGCCCCAGGTTGATGGCGACGCCGTCCTGCCCCTGGTAGAAGATGTCGTCCTGCACCAGCTTGAACTGCTCGATGGCGTCGTCCCAGCGCTTCATCTCCAGGTAGTTGACCCCAAGGTTGTTGCGGGCGTCGGAGAAGCGCTCCTTGTTGGCGATCGCCTTCAGGTACTTCTCTTCGGCAAGGTCGTAGCGCCCCTTGCGGTAACAGGTGAGCCCCAGAAGGTTCAGCAGATCCGGGTCCTTCGGGGTGAGCTTCTCGGCTTCGCTCAGCTCCAGGAGGGCGCCGGTGTAGTTGTTCTCGGCGTAAAAGGACTGCCCCATCTGGTAGTGGTAGATGGATCGGTTCTTGTCCCCCTGGCTCAGGGCGCATCCCGTGGTGAGCAAAAGGGCTAGGGACAGCATGATCGGAATCTGACGGGACATAAGCCTCACTTCTTGGCTGCCGGTAGGTACCGGGGGAAATTAGCAGATTAGCGAGTGGTTGTCAATGAGGAGCCCTTCAGCCGACGGGGTGCCTGCGCCCCGGTCAGAGCTCCCCTACCCCCTGAAAATGCGTCATCTTCTTGAAGCTGCGGTAACGGGACTCGATCTCGGCGTAGGAGAGCGTCTTCAGGCGGTCGAGGCTGAAGGCCTCGACGTTGAAGGAGGCCATCACCGAGCCGAAGATCACCGCCTGGCGCACCCCCTGCTCGG from Citrifermentans bremense harbors:
- a CDS encoding helix-turn-helix domain-containing protein encodes the protein MSDPEQNMDAEVPVGRYLKGVREARGLKLEDASQVTKIGKNYLVAIEEGQFEKLPNVAYIKGFLRLYAGYLSLSGDEVVARYERELAPAAKPQAEPAQPRPGMKTVEKAKLAGPGRWIIPAFLLVLVVITALFYSDADEPPPLPRPAPPAPLPAPVLAPMTSPVQKQLSSARPAPLAEPAAEPSLDAAPAGRQKGVVLKLRFNRDSWLSITIDDSISQRYDLKAGDIIEWKGQRSFSLELGDGGAVEGEFNGRPLQALGQAGQPAHVELKAEQ
- a CDS encoding tetratricopeptide repeat protein translates to MSRQIPIMLSLALLLTTGCALSQGDKNRSIYHYQMGQSFYAENNYTGALLELSEAEKLTPKDPDLLNLLGLTCYRKGRYDLAEEKYLKAIANKERFSDARNNLGVNYLEMKRWDDAIEQFKLVQDDIFYQGQDGVAINLGLAYLGKGEYQQALTVLRNAAAKNGSDPRIRLNLGRVYFALEKTELAVEEYQKALQLNRSYATAHYYLGLAQMKLKDAEAAKSAFQDVVRLAPDSDIGQLSREYLDLLKVR